ttagtcactgttctattgaggtgaagggacaccatgaccaaggcaactcttataatagAAAGGACTTCATTGAGGaattgcttacattttcagaggtttactcTGTTATCATCATTTCAGGAAGCATAGTAGTATGGCACAATTTTAGCAGAACTATTGGCTGTTTTTGTCATGGATTCCATAGTGGCATCACTTAGGCTTTGAAGAAGCCTTTAGTAAATACTCAGTGATTGTTATCGAAGGTTTAtagggctgctcttccaaaaaaaTTCACAGAGTCTTTGCATAACTTACTCCTGAGACATACCTGGCAAACCAGGAAGTCTTCTATGACTGAGAATTGCTTAGGCAATGGTCCCTTCAGACCACTCCTAGATCAGATAGGACATTTTGGAGTGCAGAAATTGATTTGCTAAAAGTGCCTTTTGTGTAACAACAAGGGGGCACTGCAAAACAGGTTCAAAGTTCATTCTTTGAGAGGCTGATCCACTTACTGCTGAGAAGCCTAAATTCATTCTGCAGTGTGTATATTTCTTCAGTCAATCCTTCCATACAGACCAGAACACTGACAccacagcacacaggcagacacggtactggagcagtagctatgAGTTCTTCACGgagatcctcaggcagcaggaagaaagagaagctggaCCTGGCttagacttttgaaacctcagtgcCCATgaccagtgacacacttccttcaacaaggccacacctcctaattcttctcaaGTAGTGTCATTTTCTGATGGCAAAGCAGTCAATCATGTAAGCCTAtgaggaccattctcattcacaccaccacattCTCCAACCATGATGGTCTGGAAGAGTGAGCCAATATAACTCCTTCCACATTTAAGCTGTTCTGAAGGAGTTTTATCACAATGACGAAAAGTCTATCTCAACTGTGTAATACATACCCATTCAtatactttctctctctattttaatCCAGAACTCTAGCAAAGTATTCCTGGGaacttcatttgttcattcacacttagcatcttagttagggtttctagcACTGTGATCAAACAATATGACCAAAAACACcttggaaggaaagggtttatttggtttacatatCCTATGAGTCACAGTCCATTGAAGggagcaggaactcaaactgtATGGAAACAAGGAGGCAGacactgatgcagaagccatggaggagcgctgctcactggcttgttccacATGGCTTTCTCAACCTGATTTCTTATACAACCAAGGAcaatcagcccagggatggtcccaccaaCAGTGAGATGGGCCATCCCCCATCAATTACTGACTAataaaatgctctacagacttgcctataacTCAGTgataaggaggcattttctcaaccaaggtgccctcctctcagatgactctaccttgtatcaagttgacataaactagtCAGCAGGCCAGCTTTAGAGAGAAAAAATGGCACTGAGTAGCTATGTAAGTGACACTGGGTAAAATGTGTGTCAGCACTGTCTTCTGTGAAACCAGCATGATATTGGGAATGAATACTCAACGTTATTGTGTACATAGCCTGGGGTGATATGTGCAGAGTTCCTGGGAGAATGTCTTCTACAGCATAATTACTATGTGCCTTTGCCTGTGATTATCCATTAATCAAGTCATCCAAATTAACACTCTTCCACTTATATGTAATAAACTGTGCCATTTGCATTAATTGTGTATGAAGCTAATAGTGCTTGCAGTGTTTGTAATGTTTCTCTTGGTTGTGTTATGCTTCttgtgtgaaaaagaaaagacttgtaCTCCAAACATTATATAAAGTTATTACAAGTACAGTGTGTTTTTGAAGACTTTATTAATccaagagaatgtgtgtgtactGAATAAATTTTAGTATTATGTTGACAGAAACACTCAATGAATATTTACCATACACCAGACATCTGACCCATAGTGTGTTGTTAATCCACTAACAAGGTTAGAGAGTTAGCTCATGATAAAATCTAATTGACGTGGAAATTGAGGCTCAGTCATGTAAAGTCTCAAACATATTAAGGTGTTagcaaagatattttcccaattcaCATTATAATTCCTTAAGTGGATATAGGTAACTTTGGATATTAATGATTTTCCCCATACCATAGGAAAAAGTGTTGTTTGTGCTTGCATTGCTTTGAATGAATATGTGAATTTATAAGTatgttgaaaatgaaaatggagtgCTGATCCATTAAAtattataacaaaaattaaaacttcatACAACAAGCTTCAGTTGCATCAATGGAACAATTATAGGGGAATACATGACTATCATGTGATGActccagaaaaggaaaacagctgTGGCATGAGGAACCAAGCAGACTTCAAGTGAGATGTGGAATTTAGACTGTCTAACAAGAGGCTGGTGAGACTGGAGTCAAAGTATGAAAGCAGAAGGAACCTTGGGCTACAGAGTCACTTGAGCAAATGACAAGTTGTCCTGAGAATGCACAATAAGTCACGGAGGTGTCACAGAACTAGGAGAATAGAGTACTGAGGGCTGCAAAGTCAATCTTGGAGCCAGCCAAGTTCATTGTAATTGCCACAGTCCCAGGTCTCCAAGGTCATGCTTTTTAAGCTGCTCATTCTCAACTGCTTTTAAAGAATCCTTCTATGTGACTGGGGACATTATTTAGTGATAAAATACTTGCCTAGAATGGGCTAGTCTCCAAGTTCAGTGCTACAGGAAcaggactcaaaaaaaaaaaaaaaaaaaaaaaaaaaagaatgcttctaAATGTCCTCAGGGCATAGCTGGTGTGTAGCCTTAAGACCAGAAGGAGGCTTGAAAATATGCCAGCTGCTTCCTGTCCTCAGTGTTTGGTAGAGCATGTACTTGGATATTGAGCAGGATGCTCCTACATCCAGGTTCATGCCCCTCAACATCTTCTCCTGGATGTGCTATGTTGACCTCTCAAGGACAGGAGCTCTGACCTGAGTCTTTCCCATCACAAGTGCAATTAGGACCAAGAAGCAAAATGTCTTTCAGACATCACAAGGTTTCTCAGTTCTCCAGTGGGTCTCCTCACCCTTCAAGCCCAATACATTAGCAGAAAGTAAAAGTGGGagacttctgacctccaggtATGTGCTCAATGCTTGAGATTTTTACattcatggtaaaaaaaaaatgcattaaaaaaaacaaatattgtaGTGGAAAATCAGCAATGGGTTCCATTGTGTTCTGTCTCCAGTTTCAGGGCAAAGAAGTGTTGAACTCATGGAAAACCAATTTCCCCCAATAAagtctttcattttctattttgtatacaACCTGTACCTATCGATATGCAGCCtgtagaaaataattcaaaacattcacttgcttctttttctctccaactaaggaaaataaggaaaggaTTTTTGACTaaggaaaatcatttttaaatatacatggtGAAGGTGGACTTAAAACTAAGGTTCTTATATACACAATAGATACTTGCAAGTTGATAGGTAATGAGCAGTCAGGGCTGTTGTAATAAACTAAGAAGAATTTCTTGGAGGGATACACACAAAGGAAACTCGTCACAAATGGAGTCTGTGTTCTGTATGCAGAGTCACAGTGAAAGCAAGACTTTTATGAACTCACTTTTTGAATGTCACCTTACTCTGGCACATCCCAGTTTAGGTTGCTTTTACTGAAATTTTGGGCTGTGCTCTTATTGGATTGCATTATAGAAGAGACTTTCAGATTGCCTTAAAAATTTAAGGGATAAAGTGCAATGTGATGTGGATTCCAGTGTGAAAGACACTGGAGCCAGATCAAATTATGGATCTGTATAAGAGCAACTGGGCCAGAGCACTGATGGGAAGATGCTTTAGTGCCTAGGTAGTTTCAATAGTATCCTTAGTGACACAGCCCTCATAGAGGAGCCACATGCAGCAGCATCCTGATAGAAGCAACTGAAGCCAGATTCAAGGGAATTTCACCTGTCCAAACAAAGAAGATGATTAGGAAGGAGTCCATCAACCCTCCTCTGCTGCTCATAGAGAAAGTTTGGCTGTGTGACTTGGAAGTATCTGCCAGATCATCAGAATAAGGCTCTCAACTTATTTNNNNNNNNNNNNNNNNNNNNNNNNNNNNNNNNNNNNNNNNNNNNNNNNNNNNNNNNNNNNNNNNNNNNNNNNNNNNNNNNNNNNNNNNNNNNNNNNNNNNNNNNNNNNNNNNNNNNNNNNNNNNNNNNNNNNNNNNNNNNNNNNNNNNNNNNNNNNNNNNNNNNNNNNNNNNNNNNNNNNNNNNNNNNNNNNNNNNNNNNNNNNNNNNNNNNNNNNNNNNNNNNNNNNNNNNNNNNNNNNNNNNNNNNNNNNNNNNNNNNNNNNNNNNNNNNNNNNNNNNNNNNNNNNNNNNNNNTCCCAATCTCCCCTCTTATAAACCTGACCTCCAGTCCGAGTGTTGGCTTTAAGGGAGTAAAAAATTGTTCTCACTTCTAACTTAAGGCAGGTCTTTGAACACAGATTCAAaccagggtttctttgtgtaatctCTTTTCCAATATAAAACCTCATTATGGTGTTTAAAGATGTCTGATACGCAATTATACTGATCTCTGAATATGCATATTTAGCCAGTGTTGCAAACTTGCAATGTATTCAGTATTCTGTGACCAGTGAAGACTATGGAGTCCTTTGCTGCTCTTAGCATTCTAAATTTGTCAGCATCCAGTAATGcctgaaaagaaaatgtgggCCTTTGAAAAGCAAATATATGACCCGAATGTAATCCCATGCCTTTGATTGCTACatcatgaaaagagaaaatggacaCTTCACACTCAGGAAATTCCCATGCTGGACTTATTTTCCTTAGTGTCCAGGGGACAGTGCGATGGAAGGAAGTCTGTGCTCAACTGTGTGCTCCCTAACCAGGCCTCTGAGCCCCTTACCCAACCTCCACTCCCATAGAAAGGCTTGGGGCTAACCAAACCCTGAGCTAGTGTGACCATAGTCAAAGCCACACTGTAACACGCTATGGAATTAGAAGTAATGTGTGGTGCATACAAGAGACCTGGTGTTTGTTTGAGAAATGAGCTGTAATTGCTCTTCCAGATAGAAAATGTTGGAGCTGAGGAGATGAGTCAGCAGGGAAAGTCCATGCTTTGATAGCATAAagaactgagtttggatcctacaacccatgtaaaagctggatcGGGTAGCACCcccatctataatcccagcactgctaCAGTGAGATAGAAGTGTATTGAAAACCCTTGGAAGTTCACAGCCAATGAGTCTAACAGGTACAGGCATAAAaacatgagacctgtctcaatCACTGTCTCAATCACTGCAGAAAGTGAGGACTGACACCCAAAGCCAAAGGCTGCCCTCCACAAGCCTGCCATAAtccacccccttctctccccccccatctctctctcacacacacatatttctcaAGGGTATCTTCCTTCCACGATTACCAAATATGGGAATGAGTGTGAACCTAGCTGTTGCCACAAGGAAGAGTGGATGAAAATATCAATTGTGGTTGTTGTGATTCTGTAGATGAGTCAATTGCAGTAGTGCACTGGGGCTTAGAAAGCAACACTCATCCATCAAACAAGGGACTCACAAGCAGGCACCCAGGGGTCAAAGGCCTAGTTAGACAGAAGAGTGTGCCTATCACTATGATGGGGCAGAGAAATAAAACACCTTGGCTTTGAGGTTGCATAGTTTGGAACTGTCTTTGTACACTGTGGATTTATAAAgagttcattaattcatttagcaacccttgttgaatttttttatgtattGAAGCACACTTGttgtttctcatttgtttatttttgctgtgtttcattggttttttttttcctttcagaatagAATCATTATGTAGTTTAGGCTGACTTCAACCCCATTGCCTCAGACTTCAGATGGCTAGGATTACAGTGTGCTATGCCACCAACAGGAGTAGGTTGAGAACCTTTGATGTCAATTGAATCCTGTACAATTGTCTTTTTGGTTTTACAGTTAAGTAAACTAATGCCCACAGAAGGGAACTTTCAAAATCTGTAATGAAATCCATGTTTGAATTCATCTTCATAGATCTATCCATGAACTGACAAGACCTTGTCTATAGAGCCTCTGCAAATTAAAACAGATTTGATACACTAATTAAACAACATAGATATACATCCTGTTTATAATTCATACTTAGTCCTGTTTTTCAGAGTGtcaagatgtatttttaaagttcttaaatCTGCATGGACAGATTGTTCATTGATGATCATCTCTCTCAGTAAACTTGACAAGAAAAGGCAGAAATTAGTCCAGCAAAATTTATTAATAGTAAACACAAGAAAAAACTCTCTCAAGGAAATAATTATTTCTGTTAACTTTACACATACTTTCCTGTAATCTCAATCTCAATAActgattaaaattaataatacagTGAGCTGATTTAACCCTTAAGCACAGCATTGGGAGACTAAGGTAGGAGGACCTGGAGTTGGAGTCTGGCCTGGGTGTAGAGCAAAACTCTGtcataggaaggaaagaaggaaggaaggaagggagggagggagggagggagggagagagagagagagagagagagagagagagagagaaNNNNNNNNNNNNNNNNNNNNNNNNNNNNNNNNNNNNNNNNNNNNNNNNNNNNNNNNNNNNNNNNNNNNNNNNNNNNNNNNNNNNNNNNNNNNNNNNNNNNNNNNNNNNNNNNNNNNNNNNNNNNNNNNNNNNNNNNNNNNNNNNNNNNNNNNNNNNNNNNNNNNNNNNNNNNNNNNNNNNNNNNNNNNNNNNNNNNNNNNNNNNNNNNNNNNNNNNNNNNNNNNNNNNNNNNNNNNNNNNNNNNNNNNNNNNNNNNNNNNNNNNNNNNNNNNNNNNNNNNNNNNNNNNNNNNNNNNNNNNNNNNNNNNNNNNNNNNNNNNNNNNNNNNNNNNNNNNNNNNNNNNNNNNNNNNNNNNNNNNNNNNNNNNNNNNNNNNNNNNNNNNNNNNNNNNNNNNNNNNNNNNNNNNNNNNNNNNNNNNNNNNNNNNNNNNNNNNNNNNNNNNNNNNNNNNNNNNNNNNNNNNNNNNNNNNNNNNNNNNNNNNNNNNNNNNNNNNNNNNNNNNNNNNNNNNNNNNNNNNNNNNNNNNNNNNNNNNNNNNNNNNNNNNNNNNNNNNNNNNNNNNNNNNNNNNNNNNNNNNNNNNNNNNNNNNNNNNNNNNNNNNNNNNNNNNNNNNNNNNNNNNNNNNNNNNNNNNNNNNNNNNNNNNNNNNNNNNNNNNNNNNNNNNNNNNNNNNNNNNNNNNNNNNNNNNNNNNNNNNNNNNNNNNNNNNNNNNNNNNNNNNNNNNNNNNNNNNNNNNNNNNNNNNNNNNNNNNNNNNNNNNNNNNNNNNNNNNNNNNNNNNNNNNNNNNNNNNNNCCCACAGTTTGAGAGTCACCGGGGTAAAAAGAGCAAACCAGAAGCTCAATGCAGTTTAAAAACTGACAGAAATAAAGGAATTCAGCTAAATCTTAAGATACaaatacaacataaaaataaattatgttccTAATGACAACCATGAGGAANGGAAAGTATTCCACTGATAATANTAATAAAATAAATACANTGCATAAGAAGAACCTTAACTAAGGAAATCAAAGGGCCATACATTGAACACCTGAAATCTTGTAATTTGTTTAGCTTTTAGCACAACAATCTCtaaagaaaagcaatttttaatGTTTGCCATATTTCCTTAGCCTATCCAAATGCTCTTGTGGTTAATCTTCagggttcttttttaaaataaattattagataggaaagatggtttagcagtttttatcgctcttgcagaggacccgcataaagttcccagaacccacatggcagctcacaggcaTAAGcagctctagttccagaggatctggaacTagatcctcttttggcctctttgggcaccagaTATGGTTCATGGACATACATCCAGGCGAAAACTCAcatgcatactttttttttacaaagttaaaTTACTTCTCACAGTTTATGGAAGATTAAATGTTTCACTCGAGAAAATGTATTTAAGATCCACATGTCTTGAAAAGGCAACATGAGTTTATCACTTCTTGGGACATTAAAGAAggcattattaaatatttttcacacTGTTTGATATTTCCAGGGAGGCTGGATCTCAAATGGATAAAAGTTCAAAAGCACTCttgtgacaacacacacacacacaaaaaaaaaaaagtttagctgcaagagcaataagttaTTGAGATTTATCAAAAAGGATATACATGTTTCCTCCCAGAAGAAACTCATATGGTATTTAGTCTTTTGGGGCAGATGGAAGCAAATCAAGGCTCCAAGAATTGATTTATTTACCTCATTTATCAAGCAAGGGatggaaaataaaaacccagAGGTTGCAAACTCAGACAGATTACTTCTTTGACTCAAAGTCCTGAAACAGACTGTCTCAGAGActagaaaagaaggaagtcaaAACAACACAGAACTCTAacacttaccacacacacacacacacacacacacacacacactagattaTTGATAACGGTTCTACATTACTGCTTTTGGATCCTGATGACCATGCCACAAGGATCACAGTAGATCACCTCTCCTTTCAGACAATAAAGGATCATATCCAGAGAACTGAGCCCGGCAAAAGTCATAGAACAAACCAGCAACAAGAATTAGTTGAATCTGAGGTCACACCACTGTCAACTTAGTTGCCTCCAGGCTAAAGAAGactagatacatagatagatggatagatacatacatacatacatacatacatacatacatacatacatacataggtaaaTATGGTAGATAGATAATACCTAGGTAGgtagatacataaaaatataggtatgcatgtagatagatagatagatagatagatagatagatagatagatagatagataggtagatagatagatagatagatagatagatagataggtagatagatagatagatagatagatagatagatagatagatagatagatagatagataNNNNNNNNNNNNNNNNNNNNNNNNNNNNNNNNNNNNNNNNNNNNNNNNNNNNNNNNNNNNNNNNNNNNNNNNNNNNNNNNNNNNNNNNNNNNNNNNNNNNNNNNNNNNNNNNNNNNNNNNNNNNNNNNNNNNNNNNNNNACAGGTGGAAGACTATGGAATATTTGAACACCagttcagaagagggcttcaTTTTAGTGGGCTTCTCAGACTGGCCTCACCTAGAACCCAtcctttttgctttcatttctattttctactctctgactctctttggCAATACTGTGATCATCATTCTGTCTCAACTGGACCTTCgcctgcacacacccatgtactacTTCCTCTGCCACCTCTCCTTCCTGGACCTCTGCTACACTGCCAGCACTGTGCCCCAGCTTCTGGTCAACCTCTCTGGACTTGACAGGACCATCAGCTTTGGAAGGTGTGTGGCCCAGCTCTGCATAGTGCTCTCACTGGGAGGAACTGAGTGTGTGCTTTTGGTGACAATGGCTATAGATCGCTATGCTGCTGTGTGTCGCCCACTCCACTACACAACCATTATGCACCCTGTTCTCTGCAGAGCATTGGTTGTATTCTCCTGGGTGGGGGGCCTTGTGAACTCTCTGATCCAGACAAGCCTTGTGATGGCCATGCCTCTCTGTGGACACCAACTGAATCACTTCTTCTGTGAGCTACCTGTTCTCCTGAAGATGGCCTGTGAGGACACAGGAGTAACAGAGGTCAATTTGTTTGTGGCCCGGGTCATAATCTTAGTGTGTCCTTTACTGCTAATTCTAGGCTCCTATGCTCACATTGCCAGGGCAGTGCTGAACATCAGGTCAATGGCTGGTCGCAGAAAAGCTTTTGGGACGTGTGCATCTCACCTCATTGTGGTTGCCATGTTTTATGGCTCAGCCATATCCACATACCTCCAACCTGTCCACAGATATTCTGAGAAGGAGGGAAAATTTCTTGCCCTTTTTTATACTATCATCACCCCCATGCTGAACCCTCTGATCTATACGCTGAGGAACAAGGATGTGAAGGGGGCTCTGTGGAAGGTGCTAGGGAGAAGCACAGACTCCAGGTAGAAGAGCAAACAAGAGTCAgcaaattatttaatattaagtTACTGCAAAAATATTTGATGTTTACTATTGGAATACATTATTCATAATGTGATTATATAattcatcattttgttttagaatgtctcactctttgctaatgacattacttctttattttatatttattttatattatggaaTGATATGGAACAAATTCAAGCAACTTTCATTCTTGTATGTGCCAGATAGGGTCACCCTAGGTGGCCAAGACACTGCTTTCAACAAattgtggaatcaccatccctgacctcaacctttactacagagcaattgtcataaaaactgcatggtgctggtacagtgacagacaggtagatcaatggaacagaattgaaggccaagaaatgaatccacacacctatggtcacttgatctttgacaaaggagctaaaactatccagtggaaagaagacagtgtCTTCAACCAACAGTGTTGGTTCAACAGGCAGTTAGcatgtaggagaatgcaaattgatccattcttatctccatgtataaagctcaagtctaaatggatcaaggaactccacataaagccagagccactgaaacttatagaggagaaagtgggggaaagcctcgaagtatgggcacaggggaaagattcctgaaccagacaccaatggcttgtgctgtaagattgagaatcaacaaatgggacctcataaaattgcaaagcttctgtaaggcaaaggacactgtccataagacaaaaaaggcaaccaacagattgggaaaagatctttaccaatcctaaatctgatgggagtgcaatatccaatatatataaagaactcaagaagttggactctagaaaactaaacaaccctgttataaaatggggtacagggctaaataaagaattctcacctgagaaatactaaatgactgagaagcaccttaaaaaatgttcagcatccttaatcatcagggaaatgcaaatcaaaacaaccctgagattccacctcataccagtcagaatggctaagattagaaattcaggtgacagaagatgctggcaaggatgtggagaaagagtaacacccAACTCATCATAATCCAAGGCTTCAGTGTCTAGAGCACAGTAGCACAGTTATCACAAGAATTTACCTTGGGACATAGGACTTTACCTCATGCCAGTGTTTACCCTGGACTTATCTCAACCTCCAGTGATCTCAAGGAATCAGGGTCAGTGTAGTCTTTGTGGTGTTTGTGTTTATGGGTGTTACATATGACCAGAGATTTGTCGTACCTATGGTTAATCTATCTAGAACCAGTGGAACTTGCTTCTCACCACAGACCCACTGGTTACAAATGAGGCACTTACTGGGATACAGAGAGGATTGTAGCATGAAAGCAGCCTTCTTGGACCCCACTCACACTTGCTGAACAACACAGCAGCTGAAGTTTGTAGATCTCTCTGAGCTTGTGTCACCCTCTGCCTCTGAAACACTGGCACACACCAGTTGTGTGCATGTGGCTAACCTGGGCTTAGCCTGCCATCTAGTGCTGAAAAGGCAAAGGTGACTCCAGACTCAGAGACTGCAATGAAACCTGCTTTAAAAATCAGCAAGAACAATCACAAAGTCAGATCTGAAAGGCTGGAATAAACACCTAGTCTTTCATTTCATAAATGATGTTGCCCAGCAATACACACAAAGAGTGTTCACAGAAACTTGACTTCTCCAGATGACAGACTCAAGGGAGCAAACATTTGAAtgaagaatgtaaaataaatgtttaaaggaaataaatcaacaaatagaTACACTACAAAATAATGTAGAAactaaaccaaaaacaacaacttAGAGAGCCAGAAATAGTACAAAAGAAGGGCTGTGTTGCAAACCAGGATGTCTCCTATGGCTGAGAATTGCTTAGGCAATGGTTATTTCAGACAATATTTAGATGAGATAAGTGGTTTTGGAGTGCAGAAATTGGCTTGCTAAAAGTGCCTTTTGTGTGACAATAAGGAGGCTCTGCAAACCAGGTTCATAGTTCAGTCCTTGAGAGGCTGATCCACCTACTGCCTAGGCAGTAAATACATCCTgcagtgtctctctttcttcaaTCAATCATCCCACATAATCCAATACACTGACATGACAGCACACAGatagacacggtgctggagaagaagctatGAGTTCTTCATGcagatcctcaggcagcaggaagggagagactCTGGACCTGGCTTAGACTTTGGAAACTCAGTGCCTgtgcccagtgacacacttcctcaaacaaggccacacttcctaattcaAGTAGACC
Above is a genomic segment from Mus caroli chromosome 11, CAROLI_EIJ_v1.1, whole genome shotgun sequence containing:
- the LOC110305392 gene encoding olfactory receptor 2Y1-like produces the protein MEYLNTSSEEGFILVGFSDWPHLEPILFAFISIFYSLTLFGNTVIIILSQLDLRLHTPMYYFLCHLSFLDLCYTASTVPQLLVNLSGLDRTISFGRCVAQLCIVLSLGGTECVLLVTMAIDRYAAVCRPLHYTTIMHPVLCRALVVFSWVGGLVNSLIQTSLVMAMPLCGHQLNHFFCELPVLLKMACEDTGVTEVNLFVARVIILVCPLLLILGSYAHIARAVLNIRSMAGRRKAFGTCASHLIVVAMFYGSAISTYLQPVHRYSEKEGKFLALFYTIITPMLNPLIYTLRNKDVKGALWKVLGRSTDSA